Proteins encoded in a region of the Vallitalea longa genome:
- a CDS encoding alpha/beta hydrolase, which produces MEKSGIRSAAILKLEEHLKLGRTNALNKFWDYFEQKGLPIIENIPNDLEHNLVTFIYKEDEKTENVLVIPEMKDCKFLNYRMEKLLNTNLWYISCKIRNDIRFQYCFSVNDPLDDDWDNRFEKVIHDKFNKKFLLVEDEEENEILSYVVMPNAEEHFWVKEKSNITKGDLKEYKFISEKLEAERKVRIYTPYGYEKNNKPYKFLILNDGDEYLNLLSSKVVLDNLIADNKIPPIVVLFIDSTDSREEELSCSDNFTDIIVNDFIPWFRKNYNISSEAKDGIIGGLSLGGLAATYIGLRYSNVFGNVLSQSGSYWYKPEEFEEHESACWISTEFKKVDKLPLKFYLNVGILEEKENMIGVNKILRDVLQAKGYDVEYEVFKGGHDYLCWGENLANGLISLIGY; this is translated from the coding sequence ATGGAAAAGTCGGGAATAAGAAGTGCTGCGATACTAAAACTAGAAGAACATTTAAAACTAGGAAGAACTAATGCTTTGAATAAGTTTTGGGATTATTTTGAACAAAAAGGGTTACCAATAATAGAAAATATTCCAAATGATTTAGAACATAACCTAGTAACGTTTATTTATAAAGAGGACGAAAAAACAGAAAATGTTTTAGTTATACCAGAAATGAAGGATTGTAAATTTTTAAATTATAGAATGGAAAAATTATTAAACACTAATTTATGGTACATAAGTTGTAAGATTAGAAATGATATACGTTTTCAATATTGTTTTTCTGTAAATGATCCACTGGATGATGATTGGGATAACAGATTTGAGAAAGTTATACATGATAAATTTAATAAGAAATTTTTGCTTGTTGAAGATGAAGAGGAAAATGAGATATTATCGTATGTTGTAATGCCAAATGCAGAAGAACATTTTTGGGTTAAAGAAAAATCAAATATAACTAAAGGTGATCTAAAGGAATATAAATTTATAAGTGAAAAATTAGAGGCTGAGCGTAAGGTGAGGATTTATACACCATATGGATATGAAAAAAATAACAAACCCTATAAGTTTTTAATTCTAAATGATGGTGATGAGTATCTTAATTTACTTTCATCTAAAGTTGTTTTAGATAATTTAATAGCAGATAATAAGATACCACCTATTGTTGTCTTATTTATTGATTCCACTGATTCAAGAGAGGAAGAATTAAGTTGTAGTGATAATTTTACAGATATTATTGTTAATGATTTTATACCTTGGTTTAGGAAGAATTATAACATATCGTCTGAAGCTAAAGATGGAATCATTGGTGGTCTAAGTTTAGGCGGACTTGCTGCTACATATATAGGGTTAAGATATTCAAATGTTTTTGGAAATGTACTTTCTCAATCAGGATCATATTGGTATAAGCCCGAGGAGTTTGAAGAACATGAAAGTGCTTGTTGGATTAGTACGGAATTTAAAAAGGTAGATAAGCTACCACTTAAATTCTATTTAAATGTAGGTATACTAGAGGAAAAAGAGAATATGATTGGTGTGAATAAGATATTAAGAGATGTATTGCAGGCAAAGGGGTATGATGTTGAATATGAAGTATTTAAGGGAGGACATGACTATTTATGTTGGGGTGAAAATCTAGCAAATGGTTTGATTTCATTGATTGGTTATTAA
- a CDS encoding copper amine oxidase N-terminal domain-containing protein: MKKTVICMVAVILLTAMMVSTVTAKTYVTVTVEGEIVDFPDARPFIDANNRTLVPIRFISEALDGQVSWDGDLQQATIKYNNKVIKLVINKKEITVNNQAKVMDTQAILKDSRTYVPVRFVSEAMGANVKWDSTNSIVIITLESDTADLEEMTNEEIIQQLQEYPYLENDYGIDFMEDDEWLIDRYGHDKIKEFVEIGKSYMETFYNVDYITYSKVDYIEKLKWFFPENSIWIADDGIERDTEENINYWADMITDKQISIHTEFITDETCIYTNGPILIRGRMNYIIESCNDMEWLKKYTRYGNVELGKKYTCIVDVEIANFAGHSEEKWKTAERLISDEHFITPIKEVK; this comes from the coding sequence ATGAAAAAAACAGTAATCTGTATGGTAGCAGTAATCTTGTTAACAGCAATGATGGTATCAACAGTAACGGCAAAAACTTATGTAACGGTGACAGTAGAAGGAGAGATTGTAGATTTTCCAGATGCTAGGCCATTTATTGATGCAAATAACAGAACTCTTGTCCCAATAAGATTCATCAGTGAAGCATTAGATGGTCAAGTTAGCTGGGATGGTGACCTTCAACAAGCAACTATCAAATATAATAACAAAGTTATTAAGCTGGTTATTAATAAAAAAGAAATAACAGTTAATAATCAAGCAAAAGTCATGGATACACAAGCTATACTAAAGGATTCGAGAACTTATGTTCCAGTAAGGTTCGTTAGTGAAGCGATGGGTGCTAATGTGAAGTGGGACAGCACTAATTCAATAGTTATCATAACTCTAGAAAGTGATACCGCAGACTTGGAAGAAATGACTAATGAGGAAATCATACAACAATTACAGGAGTATCCATATTTAGAAAATGATTATGGTATAGATTTTATGGAAGATGATGAGTGGTTGATTGATCGTTATGGACATGATAAAATCAAGGAGTTTGTGGAAATAGGAAAAAGTTATATGGAAACATTCTATAATGTAGACTATATAACTTATAGTAAAGTAGATTATATTGAAAAACTAAAATGGTTCTTTCCAGAAAATTCTATTTGGATAGCTGATGATGGTATTGAAAGAGATACTGAAGAAAATATAAATTACTGGGCTGATATGATAACAGATAAACAAATATCCATACATACAGAATTTATTACTGATGAAACATGTATATATACTAATGGTCCTATATTAATTAGGGGAAGAATGAATTATATAATTGAAAGCTGTAATGACATGGAGTGGTTAAAGAAATATACTAGATATGGAAATGTTGAACTTGGTAAAAAATATACTTGTATAGTTGATGTTGAAATAGCGAATTTTGCAGGTCACTCTGAGGAGAAATGGAAAACAGCAGAGAGACTTATCTCTGATGAACATTTTATAACACCAATCAAAGAGGTAAAGTAG
- a CDS encoding copper amine oxidase N-terminal domain-containing protein, whose amino-acid sequence MLTTMMVTNVTAETYVKVTVQGETVDFPDAKPFIDANNRTLVPIRFISEALGAQVSWNGDLQQATIAYDNKVIELVINKKEISIDGQTQVMDTQAILKDSRTYVPVRFVSEAMGANVEWDSDNYIVSITLEPEPADLKGMTNEEIIQQLKEYPYVENSFTNRIENNEWMVNRYGKDKLKEFVQIGKSYMETFYNVDYRIYNKADYIEKLKWFFLESSSWVADDRILRDNEDHINYWADMITEKQISIHTEFITDETCIYTNGYTMIRGRMNYIIESCNDMQWLKKYTRYGDVELGKNYTCVVDVQIITKAKKPDEKWETAERLLSDEHLITPLKEVK is encoded by the coding sequence ATGTTAACAACAATGATGGTAACAAACGTAACGGCAGAAACTTATGTAAAAGTGACAGTACAAGGAGAAACTGTAGATTTTCCAGATGCTAAGCCATTTATTGATGCCAATAACAGAACTCTTGTCCCAATAAGATTCATCAGCGAAGCATTAGGTGCTCAAGTTAGTTGGAATGGGGACCTTCAACAAGCAACTATAGCATATGATAACAAAGTTATTGAATTAGTTATTAATAAAAAAGAGATATCTATTGATGGTCAAACACAAGTTATGGATACACAAGCTATATTAAAGGATTCTAGGACTTATGTTCCAGTAAGATTCGTTAGCGAAGCGATGGGTGCTAACGTTGAGTGGGATAGCGATAATTATATAGTCAGTATAACTCTTGAGCCTGAACCTGCAGACTTGAAAGGAATGACTAATGAGGAAATCATACAACAATTAAAAGAATATCCATATGTAGAAAATAGTTTTACAAACCGTATTGAAAATAATGAATGGATGGTCAATCGCTACGGAAAGGATAAACTAAAAGAGTTTGTACAAATTGGAAAAAGTTATATGGAAACATTTTATAATGTGGACTATAGAATTTATAATAAGGCAGATTATATTGAAAAACTAAAATGGTTCTTTTTAGAAAGTTCTTCATGGGTAGCTGATGATCGTATCCTAAGAGATAATGAAGATCATATAAATTACTGGGCTGATATGATAACAGAAAAACAGATATCCATACATACAGAATTTATAACTGATGAAACTTGTATATATACCAATGGTTATACAATGATAAGAGGAAGAATGAATTATATAATTGAGAGTTGTAATGACATGCAGTGGTTAAAAAAATATACAAGATATGGTGATGTTGAACTTGGTAAAAATTATACTTGTGTGGTAGATGTTCAGATAATTACTAAGGCAAAAAAGCCCGATGAAAAATGGGAGACGGCAGAGAGGCTTCTATCTGATGAACACTTAATAACACCATTAAAAGAAGTAAAGTAA
- a CDS encoding helix-turn-helix domain-containing protein produces the protein MAIDELPEVTIGDRIRKSRLKKGLSQEALAKRAKIGRKYLIGFENDQYFPSLYNIRRIAGVLQVDEDYLCDSYLRFINNNPSEKILSIRKGLNLTRKELGKILNVHSGTIKKWEINISTINRNNFNKLISLIDKEPTY, from the coding sequence TTGGCGATAGATGAGTTACCAGAAGTTACTATAGGGGATAGGATTAGAAAAAGCAGATTGAAAAAGGGGTTGTCACAAGAAGCTCTTGCTAAGAGAGCTAAAATTGGCAGGAAATATCTAATAGGTTTTGAGAATGATCAATATTTTCCTTCATTATATAATATAAGAAGAATTGCTGGAGTATTACAGGTAGATGAAGATTATTTATGCGATAGTTATTTGAGGTTTATTAATAATAATCCTTCTGAGAAAATATTGTCAATAAGGAAGGGATTGAATTTAACTCGTAAAGAACTAGGTAAGATATTGAATGTCCATTCTGGTACAATTAAAAAATGGGAGATTAATATTTCTACTATTAATAGGAATAATTTTAATAAGCTTATATCGCTAATAGATAAAGAGCCTACCTACTAG
- a CDS encoding copper amine oxidase N-terminal domain-containing protein, translating to MKKTVICMVAVIMLTAMMVSTVTAKTYLTVTVEGETVDFPDARPFIDANNRTLVPIRFISEALGARVIWHGDLQQVTIIYESKVVELVINKKEISINNQTQDMDTQAILKDSRTYVPVRFVSEAMGANVEWDSNNYIVAITLERDSVDLEGMTNEEIIQQLKEYPYLESDYTNRIENNEWLVNRYGKDKLKEFMQIGKSYMETFYNVDYKTYNKADYIKKLKWFFIEDSKWIADDRIKRDNEEHINYWADMITEKQISIHTEFVTDETCLYTNGSILIRGRMNYIIQSCNDMEWLKKYTRYGNVELGKKYTCIVDVEIANFAGHSEEKWKTAERLISDEHFITQIKEAK from the coding sequence ATGAAAAAAACAGTAATCTGTATGGTAGCAGTAATCATGTTAACAGCAATGATGGTATCAACAGTAACGGCAAAAACTTATTTAACGGTGACAGTAGAAGGAGAGACTGTAGATTTTCCAGATGCTAGGCCATTTATTGATGCAAATAACAGAACTCTTGTCCCAATAAGATTCATAAGTGAAGCATTAGGTGCTCGAGTTATTTGGCATGGTGACCTTCAACAAGTAACGATAATATATGAAAGCAAAGTTGTTGAATTAGTTATTAATAAAAAAGAGATATCCATTAATAATCAAACACAAGACATGGATACACAAGCTATATTAAAAGATTCTAGAACCTATGTTCCGGTAAGATTCGTTAGTGAAGCAATGGGTGCTAACGTGGAGTGGGATAGCAATAATTATATAGTTGCTATAACTCTAGAGCGTGATTCAGTAGACTTGGAAGGAATGACTAATGAGGAAATCATACAACAATTGAAAGAATATCCATATTTAGAGAGTGATTATACTAATCGTATTGAAAATAATGAATGGTTGGTTAATCGCTACGGAAAAGATAAACTAAAAGAGTTTATGCAGATCGGAAAAAGTTATATGGAAACATTCTATAATGTGGACTATAAAACTTATAATAAAGCAGATTATATTAAAAAACTAAAATGGTTTTTTATAGAAGATTCTAAATGGATAGCTGATGATCGCATCAAAAGAGATAATGAAGAACATATAAATTACTGGGCGGATATGATAACAGAAAAACAAATATCTATACATACAGAATTTGTAACGGATGAAACCTGTTTATATACCAATGGTTCTATATTAATTAGAGGAAGAATGAATTATATAATCCAAAGTTGTAATGACATGGAGTGGTTAAAGAAATATACTAGATATGGGAATGTTGAACTTGGTAAAAAATATACTTGTATAGTTGATGTTGAAATAGCGAATTTTGCAGGTCACTCTGAGGAGAAATGGAAAACAGCAGAGAGACTTATCTCTGATGAACATTTTATAACACAGATTAAGGAAGCAAAATAA
- a CDS encoding copper amine oxidase N-terminal domain-containing protein encodes MKKTVILMVAVIMLTSIMVSTVTAETNVTVTVQGEIVDFPDARPFIDTNNRTLVPIRFISEALGARVIWDGDHQQVTITYENKVVKLVINKKEISINNQTQDMDTQAILKDSRTYVPVRFVSEAMGASVEWDNTNSIVSITLERDIVDLEGMTNEEIIQQLQEYPCIENYFTNRIENNEWMVDRYGEDKVKEFVETGKNYMETFYNVDYRTYNKAEYAQELKWFFLESSYWIGDDGIERDNEDHINYWADMITKKQIAIHTEFITDETCIYTNGDTMIRGRMNYIIESCNDMEWLKNYTRYGNVELGKKYTCVVDVEIANLARKPKEKWETAERLICDEHFITPIKEVK; translated from the coding sequence ATGAAAAAAACAGTAATCTTAATGGTAGCAGTAATTATGTTAACATCAATTATGGTATCAACAGTGACGGCAGAAACTAATGTAACGGTGACAGTACAAGGAGAAATTGTAGATTTCCCAGATGCTAGGCCATTCATTGATACCAATAACAGAACTCTTGTCCCAATAAGATTCATAAGCGAAGCATTAGGTGCTCGAGTTATTTGGGATGGTGACCATCAACAAGTAACGATAACATATGAAAATAAAGTTGTTAAATTAGTTATTAATAAAAAAGAGATATCCATTAATAATCAAACACAAGACATGGATACACAAGCTATATTAAAAGATTCTAGAACTTATGTTCCAGTAAGATTCGTTAGTGAAGCAATGGGGGCTAGCGTGGAGTGGGATAACACTAATTCTATAGTTAGCATAACTCTAGAGCGTGATATCGTAGACTTGGAAGGAATGACTAATGAGGAAATCATACAACAATTACAGGAGTATCCATGCATAGAAAATTATTTTACAAACCGTATTGAAAATAATGAATGGATGGTCGATCGTTATGGAGAGGATAAGGTAAAAGAGTTTGTAGAAACAGGGAAAAATTATATGGAAACATTCTATAATGTAGATTATAGAACCTATAATAAAGCAGAATATGCCCAAGAATTAAAATGGTTCTTTTTAGAAAGTTCTTATTGGATAGGTGATGACGGTATAGAAAGGGATAATGAAGATCATATAAATTACTGGGCTGATATGATAACTAAAAAACAGATAGCTATACATACAGAATTCATAACAGATGAAACTTGCATATATACTAATGGAGATACCATGATAAGAGGAAGAATGAATTATATTATTGAGAGTTGTAATGATATGGAGTGGTTAAAAAATTATACTAGATATGGAAATGTAGAACTTGGGAAGAAATATACTTGTGTTGTGGATGTGGAAATAGCAAATTTGGCAAGAAAACCTAAGGAGAAGTGGGAAACAGCAGAGAGACTTATTTGTGATGAACATTTTATAACACCAATCAAAGAAGTAAAGTAG
- a CDS encoding copper amine oxidase N-terminal domain-containing protein, protein MRKVVNLIVVVIMLTTMMVISVTAETPVTVTVQGETVDFPDARPFIDANNRTLVPIRFITEALGGQVSWDLDLQHATIKYESKVIELVINKKEITVDGQVQVMDTQAILKDSRTYVPVRFVTEAMGANVEWDSTNSIVNITLERDIVDLEGMTNEKIIQQLLEYPYLENNYGIDFMEDDEWLLDRYGHDKINEFVGIGKSYMETFYNVDYRTYDKADYIEKLKWFFLESSSWIADDRILRDSEDHINYWADMITEKQISMHTEFITDETCIYTNGPILIRGRMNYIIESCNDMEWLKKYTRYGNIELGKKYTCVVDVEITNSARKEQEKWETSERLLSDEHFVTPIAEVK, encoded by the coding sequence ATGAGAAAAGTAGTGAATTTAATTGTAGTAGTAATCATGTTAACAACAATGATGGTAATAAGCGTAACGGCAGAAACTCCTGTAACGGTGACAGTACAAGGAGAAACTGTAGATTTTCCAGATGCTAGACCATTTATAGATGCCAATAACAGAACTCTTGTTCCAATAAGATTCATCACCGAAGCATTAGGTGGTCAAGTTAGTTGGGATCTGGACCTTCAACATGCAACTATAAAATATGAGAGTAAAGTTATTGAATTGGTTATTAATAAAAAAGAAATAACCGTTGATGGTCAAGTACAAGTCATGGATACACAAGCTATATTAAAAGATTCCAGAACTTATGTTCCAGTAAGATTTGTTACTGAAGCAATGGGTGCTAATGTGGAGTGGGATAGCACTAATTCTATAGTTAATATAACCCTAGAGCGTGATATCGTAGACTTGGAAGGAATGACTAATGAAAAAATCATACAACAATTACTAGAGTATCCATATTTAGAAAACAATTATGGTATAGATTTTATGGAAGACGATGAATGGTTACTTGATCGTTATGGACATGATAAAATCAATGAGTTTGTGGGGATAGGGAAAAGTTATATGGAGACATTCTATAATGTGGACTATAGAACTTATGATAAAGCAGATTACATTGAAAAACTAAAATGGTTCTTTTTAGAAAGTTCTTCATGGATAGCTGATGATCGCATCCTAAGAGATAGTGAAGATCATATAAATTACTGGGCTGATATGATAACAGAAAAACAAATATCCATGCATACAGAATTTATAACTGATGAAACGTGTATATATACAAATGGTCCTATATTAATTAGAGGAAGAATGAATTATATAATTGAAAGTTGTAATGACATGGAGTGGTTAAAGAAATATACTAGATATGGAAATATTGAACTTGGTAAAAAATATACTTGTGTAGTTGATGTTGAAATAACGAATTCGGCAAGGAAGGAACAGGAGAAATGGGAGACATCTGAAAGACTTCTTTCTGATGAACACTTTGTTACACCTATCGCAGAAGTAAAGTAA
- a CDS encoding S-layer homology domain-containing protein yields the protein MKKTISLILVVTILVTMLQSINNKVLAAYVLDGGGGGSYQEFSDLPSSHYATKSVNALVSENILNGYPDGTFRPDNPVEIQAFVKMTLGALGYTNLPEIGGHWANAYMQKAKELGLFRDSEASYQDNQFFENHFIGNRTRYIKRQEVCFILNQAEKIKENGNIDYEEGERFIKSLIGDFDNIDDVYKKYVIDAYGLGLMNGVGDNQFDPKGLVTRAQAAVLIYRLLHEGERVRTPLERASLSGPTNGHVGSQLTLNGYCKNAHHISLQIEKPDGTIEYITKDNYTNIFNYTPEEKGFYKFTLLARNTVSSSTTGTDVEISNTVYVRVEPPLEWLNWEPSNEEIRMLYRVFEYMYNINRIIPWIKNYPGAVETKKRFQAELIGIQTMLLRSNNIILHDPEAHNLLYNDTKSGKAYGNKDIDALKEILRNNSNKIRSIFDEMYRDKVLDRITIIGSVASLTLILYYTASALPAIIQGLSITIEPYVSTLKEQVNAAGIGTITGQASIVGSISASLDAVGVSEAQIANLLVANENNIIAAIDGIANGGSGFGGASHLSNSKAEHVLKNHTAGRMQNTVDAMMEKGLVENAENLVKSKGFFNTSWTEQQVINATNQAYNQALKNGVPNTGNFDFTTSVFGENVTLNFQDGIFKSAWGDYILNLSDFGY from the coding sequence ATGAAAAAAACAATTTCGCTTATCCTTGTTGTTACTATTCTAGTAACTATGTTACAATCAATTAATAATAAAGTTTTAGCTGCTTATGTGCTTGATGGAGGAGGAGGGGGTTCTTATCAAGAATTTTCTGATTTACCTTCATCACATTATGCTACAAAAAGTGTTAATGCCCTAGTTTCTGAGAATATCTTAAATGGCTATCCAGATGGGACATTTAGACCTGATAACCCAGTTGAGATACAAGCCTTTGTAAAAATGACTCTAGGTGCGTTAGGATATACTAATTTACCTGAAATTGGTGGCCATTGGGCAAATGCATATATGCAAAAAGCAAAAGAACTAGGTTTATTTAGAGATAGCGAGGCATCTTATCAAGACAATCAATTTTTTGAAAATCATTTTATTGGAAACAGAACTAGATACATAAAAAGACAAGAAGTATGCTTTATCTTGAATCAGGCAGAGAAGATAAAAGAAAATGGAAACATAGACTATGAAGAGGGAGAAAGATTTATTAAATCACTGATAGGTGATTTTGATAACATAGATGATGTATACAAAAAGTATGTTATAGATGCCTATGGATTAGGTTTAATGAATGGAGTTGGAGACAATCAGTTTGACCCAAAAGGACTTGTAACAAGAGCTCAAGCAGCAGTTCTTATCTATAGGTTATTGCATGAAGGAGAAAGAGTACGTACACCATTGGAACGTGCAAGTTTATCAGGGCCAACTAATGGTCATGTAGGATCACAATTAACTTTAAATGGTTACTGTAAAAATGCTCATCATATATCACTACAGATTGAAAAACCTGATGGAACAATAGAATATATTACAAAAGATAATTACACTAATATTTTTAATTATACACCTGAAGAAAAAGGATTTTATAAATTTACTCTTCTAGCAAGAAATACTGTAAGTAGCTCTACTACTGGTACAGACGTAGAAATTAGTAATACTGTTTATGTACGAGTAGAACCACCACTAGAGTGGCTTAATTGGGAACCTAGTAACGAAGAAATTAGAATGCTATATCGCGTATTTGAATATATGTATAATATTAATAGAATAATCCCATGGATTAAGAATTATCCAGGAGCCGTTGAAACAAAAAAAAGATTCCAAGCAGAATTGATAGGTATTCAAACCATGTTATTACGAAGTAATAACATAATTCTTCATGATCCAGAAGCACATAATTTATTATATAACGACACTAAAAGTGGTAAAGCATATGGAAATAAAGATATTGATGCGTTAAAGGAAATATTAAGAAACAATAGTAATAAAATAAGAAGTATATTTGATGAGATGTATCGAGATAAAGTATTGGATAGAATAACAATTATTGGTTCAGTGGCATCACTGACACTAATATTGTATTACACAGCATCAGCTTTGCCAGCAATTATACAAGGCTTATCTATTACTATTGAACCATACGTATCCACATTAAAAGAACAGGTTAATGCTGCAGGAATAGGAACTATAACAGGACAAGCAAGTATTGTAGGAAGTATAAGTGCAAGTTTAGATGCGGTTGGAGTATCAGAAGCACAAATAGCTAATTTATTGGTAGCTAACGAGAATAATATTATAGCAGCTATTGATGGAATTGCAAATGGCGGAAGTGGTTTTGGGGGGGCGAGTCATCTTAGTAATAGTAAGGCTGAACATGTCCTTAAAAATCATACAGCAGGAAGGATGCAAAACACAGTTGATGCAATGATGGAAAAAGGATTAGTTGAAAATGCAGAGAACCTTGTCAAGTCAAAAGGTTTCTTCAATACGAGTTGGACGGAACAACAGGTAATAAATGCAACTAACCAAGCTTATAATCAAGCACTCAAAAACGGTGTTCCCAATACTGGAAATTTTGACTTTACAACGAGTGTGTTTGGAGAAAATGTAACCTTGAACTTCCAAGACGGAATATTCAAGTCAGCGTGGGGTGACTACATACTAAACCTTTCAGACTTTGGTTACTAA
- a CDS encoding GNAT family N-acetyltransferase, which yields MKVELYERILETELKYVSCFSNCIKEQRSITFKDSKLVDMYMHNFILLKESIKKDELRSFIHNKLKEVQRENKEYLHIMMNYSIQLHELKNFIPEPQITEYCYMVITPKEFNKLKIKNDCYVRKADTFEVLRDGISADVQANKATMGKEFATKRIKRKSEEYKNNPNLNLYVCYKEDVPIGKCELLIEDGIAKIEDFDIIEEYQKQGYGTSVVRKLLEQAYIENVDIAYLITDHFDTAKDMYKKCGFYIFGFKTSILFNL from the coding sequence ATGAAAGTAGAATTGTATGAGCGGATATTGGAAACTGAATTAAAATATGTGAGTTGTTTTTCTAATTGTATAAAAGAACAAAGAAGTATAACATTCAAAGACAGCAAATTAGTTGATATGTATATGCACAATTTTATTCTCTTAAAAGAATCAATAAAGAAGGATGAATTAAGGAGTTTTATTCATAATAAATTAAAAGAAGTTCAGAGAGAAAATAAAGAGTATCTGCATATCATGATGAATTATAGTATCCAGTTACATGAGTTGAAAAATTTTATTCCAGAACCACAAATTACAGAGTATTGTTACATGGTTATTACACCAAAAGAATTTAATAAATTAAAAATAAAGAATGACTGTTATGTACGAAAGGCAGATACTTTTGAAGTACTTAGGGATGGAATTTCAGCAGATGTACAAGCAAATAAAGCAACTATGGGAAAAGAGTTTGCGACAAAAAGAATCAAAAGAAAATCGGAAGAATACAAAAACAATCCCAATTTAAATCTTTATGTATGTTATAAAGAAGATGTGCCTATAGGTAAATGTGAACTTTTAATAGAGGATGGCATCGCCAAAATTGAAGATTTTGATATAATTGAAGAATATCAAAAACAAGGCTATGGTACTTCTGTAGTACGTAAATTACTAGAACAAGCTTATATAGAAAACGTTGATATAGCTTACTTAATAACAGATCATTTTGATACCGCTAAGGACATGTACAAAAAATGTGGCTTCTACATATTTGGTTTTAAGACATCAATCTTATTTAATCTTTAG
- a CDS encoding sigma-70 family RNA polymerase sigma factor — translation MVSIDNELLMMLRNEKKHSKEISLQEPIGIDKEGNEISLIDVIETKSDSIVDQVDLKMKIRHLYNKMKYVLGKREKTVIELRYGLNNGVEKTQREIANMLGISRSYVSRIEKKALSKLYREFSGNNR, via the coding sequence TTGGTTAGCATAGATAATGAACTATTAATGATGCTTAGAAACGAGAAAAAACATTCCAAAGAGATATCCCTTCAAGAACCCATTGGTATTGACAAAGAAGGTAATGAAATAAGTCTGATTGATGTTATTGAAACAAAATCTGATTCTATAGTAGATCAAGTGGACCTCAAGATGAAAATACGCCATTTATATAATAAAATGAAATATGTACTAGGTAAGAGAGAAAAAACAGTAATAGAACTTAGATATGGATTAAATAATGGTGTTGAAAAGACACAGAGAGAAATAGCAAATATGCTTGGTATTTCTAGGTCATATGTTTCAAGAATTGAGAAGAAAGCGTTAAGTAAATTATATAGGGAGTTTAGTGGAAATAATCGCTAA
- a CDS encoding site-specific integrase produces the protein MDYIKSFGEYLFENGKANNTVKSYTGDVKGFIRFLAERDIVFEGTFNRFTIISYKNHLLEKAYEPVTVNKKLNSLRKKCRVI, from the coding sequence ATGGATTACATTAAAAGCTTTGGAGAGTACCTTTTTGAAAATGGAAAAGCCAACAACACCGTCAAGAGCTACACTGGTGACGTCAAGGGGTTCATCAGATTTCTAGCTGAAAGAGACATTGTCTTTGAAGGTACTTTCAACAGATTCACCATCATCAGCTACAAAAACCACCTGTTGGAAAAAGCCTATGAACCTGTTACCGTAAACAAGAAACTAAACAGCTTGAGAAAAAAGTGTAGAGTGATATAA